In the Hordeum vulgare subsp. vulgare chromosome 7H, MorexV3_pseudomolecules_assembly, whole genome shotgun sequence genome, one interval contains:
- the LOC123409341 gene encoding uncharacterized protein LOC123409341 has product MEACSSALTTKYAFSQSLTAKLSVPEEKFVATNCLREFNNAYQDGSLKSKDMLYFAIPHKQHWILCCINLLYKQINIFDSDKKLKNDEVYELSNNLVTNFTTLATHAKAFTKLDFMKFTCFNPPDCPQQKTHYDCGIFTMLFMKQWDGKIMANFSKDTYDHRAIITELIITSQLNNQDPTWVLKTN; this is encoded by the exons ATGGAAGCATGCAGCTCTGCCCTTACTACCAAATACGCCTTCTCACAGTCCTTGACG GCAAAACTAAGCGTGCCCGAGGAAAAATTCGTTGCAACCAACTGCCTTCGTGAATTCAACAATGCCTACCAAGATGGCTCGCTCAAGTCAAAGGATATG CTTTACTTCGCAATTCCCCACAAACAACATTGGATACTATGTTGCATCAACCTTCTTTACAAACAGATCAACATATTCGATTCAGACAAGAagctgaaaaatgatgaagtGTACGAGTTGTCAAACAATCTG GTTACCAACTTTACGACACTGGCCACGCATGCCAAAGCATTCACAAAGTTGGATTTCATGAAGTTCACGTGCTTCAACCCCCCCGATTGCCCCCAACAGAAAACGCA CTACGATTGCGGAATATTCACAATGCTCTTCATGAAGCAATGGGATGGGAAGATCATGGCCAACTTTTCCAAG GATACATACGACCATCGGGCGATTATCACCGAACTAATCATAACTTCGCAGCTCAACAACCAAGATCCTACCTGGGTACTGAAGACCAACTGA
- the LOC123412057 gene encoding uncharacterized protein LOC123412057 produces the protein MVEKVLGLPHGTRPVVVISKHEESPHREFYKTDYDHGRRAPIHYAATILEKEVDLDDETFFRTFFLVALATHLTPGTGNMVPLEYLGSLEVASEVCEYAWGDQILKDVMTEIDTFQKKKKKAILDGAFKKIWVGSCLPLVAIIYMDHLDFLNHLFRRIT, from the exons ATGGTTGAAAAGGTCCTCGGACTTCCTCATGGGACTAGGCCTGTTGTTGTCATAAGCAAGCATGAAGAATCCCCTCACCGAGAATTCTACAAGACAGATTATGATCATGGTAGACGGGCGCCCATTCACTATGCTGCAACTATTCTAGAAAAAGAAGTTGATCTAGATGACGAGACCTTTTTTAGGACCTTCTTCCTAGTAGCATTGGCTACTCATTTGACACCAGGAACTGGAAACATGGTCCCTTTGGAGTATTTAGGCAGCCTTGAAGTTGCATCCGAGGTTTGCGAGTACGCATGGGGAGATCAAATTCTCAAAGATGTCATGACTGAGATCGATACAttccaaaagaagaagaagaaagcaatATTAGATGGAGCTTTCAAAAAAATTTGGGTTGGCAGCTGCCTACCCTTGGTTGCG attataTACATGGACCATCTCGACTTTCTGAATCATCTATTTCGACGCATCACATAA